tccctcctctcccccaAGCCCCTCGCCGTCCTCCTCTCCCGCCTCGCCAAGTTCCGCCCTTTACCCGAGGCCCTCGACGCCTTCGACCGCGCCGAGCGCACCTGGGCCCTCGCTGGCCTCGCCTTCGGCGCCGACGAGTTCAACGCCCTCCTCCGGGCCTTCTGCTCCCAGGGCCTCGTCGCCGAGGCCCGCGCCGTCTTCCGCCAGCTCCACCACCGCTTCCCCCCCAACGCCCGGACCCTCaacaccctcctcctcggcttcAAGGAGTCCGGCCATCTCGTGGCGCTCGACCTCTTCTACCACGACATGCTGGCCCGGGGATTCGAGCCCGACGCCGTCACCCACTGCATCCGGATCGACGCCTACTGCAAAAAGGGGCAATTTTTCGATGCTTTGGAGCTTGTGGACGAGATGACGAAGAAGAATTGCACGCCGACGGTCCAAACCATGACCACTTTGATCCATGGGGCTGGCATCGTGAAGAACCCTTTGCGTGCCCGCCGATTGTTCGACGAAATGGGCGAGAGAGGACTGAGTCCGGATAGAGGGGCTTACAATGCTTTACTGGGTTCCTACACGAGGGTCGGGGATTTGAAGAGTGCAATGGAGCTTTTGGATGAGATGGAGGCGAAGCGGATCGGGCTTGACGACGTGAGTTACTACACTCTGTTCTGTGGGTTCAAGAGGTTGGAGGAATTGGATGGATTTTGGAAACTATATAGGAGGATGGTGGAGAGGGAATTTGTACCAAGGACGAGGACAGTGATGCTGTTGATGAAGGTGTTCTGCGAGAATGGGAGGGCCGACTTGGGGTTGGAGTTGTGGAATTATTTGGTGGACAAGGGATGTTGCCCTCACCGGCATGCATTGGATCTGCTGGTGACTGGTTTGTGCTGCAGAGGGAGGGTGGAGGAGGCTTACCACTGTTTTAGGCAGATGGTGGACAGGGCGTCGGTGCCATCGGAGAGAGCTTTTCGGGTGTTGGAGGGGTTTTTGATGCAAGGTCAGGAGATGGAGAAGGTGGAGGAGCTTGGCCGCATGATGAAGGGAGTGCAAGCTTTTGCACCTTCCTCATGTTAGATGATTGAAATTCTaagttcttgtcaaggtagcaCAAGAAGAAGAGATGCTGTGGCATAGAATCTCATTTAAGAACTCGATACATTGGAGAGCTGGATGTAATAAGTTATGTGAATCCAAATTCTTGATCATGAGCTGATGAAATTACGATAAGACTTGAAGCTTGATTCTCAGGCGAATGAGTTATGCTGTTATTCTGAAATGGCCAGGACTAAGATGGCTGCAAATGTTCCTTTTGTTAGATGATTGAATTATGGGAATTTTATCGATGAGCACGCACCCATAATCCCCTATAAGAACTCAACCATGTAGAGCTGAATGTAAGAAAGTTAAATTATCTCATACAGTGTAAAAGTGGGAATAATCCCAGTTACTGAATGTTAGTCTATTGAGTGATAACACTCAGACCTTCAATTCTGGGATGACTGAATGGCTGATTGCTTTGTGATGATACAATATATCAAGATTGCTTGAGGACATTTGGGACTAGGAATTAAGATTACTACTCTGTCAGCTGGACAGCTGCGATTGAAGGGATTTTTTCTCTTAGCTTCTGCGTCAGAGCTACACGGACCGTCATAACCCCAGCAGCAGGTCCACTCAATCGAACCTTCACAGCATAGCCATCAATCTGAACAAGCTCCAGCAAACCACCTCCTGTGCCCGAAAGGTAGGGTCTTATCTCTGCGAGAACCTAAAGATGAAATTGGGTTGCATTAGAGGAAATATGTACAACTATCCAGCAAAACTGCTCCTTCATGCCAATCATAAAATCATGCAAGTTTACTCCCAAGCAGCAACGAGATGTACTTCTTAAATAAGAATCCAGTGAAATTTATAGATTCAAAACAGGAAGCTAGTGACTGGtcaatctttcttctttttttttgaaatttatgcACAAGTAAATCTTCAAAAATCAAAGTTTCCCCTTGTCTCCAATATATCCCTACAGCAACTATGAGAACTCCAACATAAATTACAGGTGTAAAATCTGAATTATTAGATTACTTATGGAGAAAAATACATAGTTATCATGGAAGCCACCCAATTTTCTAGTCCTTGTACCAAAAGAGCATATATTTATAGCAATGATAGTAGATGTTACACAGCTAAATTAAACTGAATCATAAATATATAGTCTGTTTATTTTCTGTGATATAGGTAATTGATCTCCATACTTTTGCTTGTGTTTTCTAGATTTTCTATTTTGTTACTAACCCGTGCATGCAGGCGCGTTCTGAAGTCCCACTCCAAAGTAAAATGaggtggagggttatagtttgAGTGCAGCCATGACTTCGCATGCAGGAGTCAGAATGGCTTCTATTAGAGATGTTGGAAAGCTAGCTACAAGATCTATAATGCACTAATGTGCTATAGTAAATAGAGTGGAACAGATTTTCCAAGATATGGTTGTTGGAATGGGTTAATCTTATTTAATGTCAATGTATGTTACTTTTATCAGCTCTGCGCAGATTGTTTCAGACTGCAGTGCAACTGAGAAATTGTTTGAAGCTGAATGATTGGTTGCTTAGCAATCTCACATATCTTTCAGTGAATGAACCGTTTCAGTAAAATTGAAACTTCTAGCTTAGTTATGGAGATACTACAAGAAATAATCAGATTTGGAGCTCATTTGGTCTTTTTGGGCTGCATTCTACTTTTTAAGGTTTTTCATGAAATTAGATATTTATCTTCGAGGGTGAAGATAATGGCCACCTTTCTTCATGTTTCCTATAGTGTCAAATTATGGCTGCTTTAGTTTGTATGGCATGTCTCCATATAATATTTTGCTCTGAAACTGGAATTAATTGTTTCTCATTTGATCAGTATCAGCAGCAATGGTCTTGGCTATTTGAGCTGCCGAAAAAGTGTGATAAGCAAAACCATAATATCAACTCTACAAGTCAGTGTTaccataaaaatcaagaataactCACCCCACCCCCTTCTCTCTCGAAGGGAGCTTTATATGTACTCCGTGTAAATTCCTCATGAAAAAGCAAATGCTTCAATTGCAAAAAGGAACAGACATATTTAACTTTGAAGAGTCCCAACAAAAACAGTGCTCACTCAAATATCTCACCAACTGGTTGAGATACCTAATTTTATAGAACAGAACCTTGTCAATCAGATTTGGAATGTTAGGTTGATTGTATATATTGATGCAATTTCTTTGGTTTAATGGTCTCCTGTCTGTGTAGTTGCATAGGAATATTAATTAccgaatatttttaaaaataggtTCATTTATGAACCTATACCCCAACCTGGCCAGCCCCAAGTTCACCACATAATTATCATCGAGGCTTAACTTAATCAGTCCGTATAGGAGGTCAgtattttttaatcaaattgTATGGGAGATAAGTAATACTGCCATTCACCTCTTTACATGTACTAACATGCTTTATACGATCACATTTCAATAGGGTCCATGGTCATCACATCCCAACCCAAGAATTTCCTATTTATGAGTACACATTATATgatccacatcagttattctcACAAATTATCGAGTCATTGCATATCCAGTCATGTAATGAAGTCTCCTTTTGGTTTTTCTCgcagaaattttcttagttttctTCATCATTGCATAGCGATGTTCCATGATGAAACCTTCTGGCTTTCTTCACATGATGTTCCTATTGTGAGGAAagtagtgatgggggaaaaagtggaccaccccacaaaataCAATTGAAGCACCTGAATCCTACGGCAAGCGTAATCCCGACAAGCATAACACCGACAAGCACGATCTCGGCAGGCACGACCTCGGCAGGAATGACCTCGGCATGCATGGTTTTGGCTGAGTAAAGCCTGATTGACCTCGAGCCGACCCCAACTCCACCAACAGTCAAGCTGGTCCGCCTAAGGAAAGGACCACCTAATCCTCCATATCCGGGATCAAATCCTACAATCTCTGCCACAACGGCTGTCaatatatgaattcatgcaatctcAATCGATCGTCAGCTAGCCCAAAATTTCGGGCCATCTAAGGTAATTCATTTAAACCAAAATTCGTGCAATCACGTTTGATTGCGTGTAACCCCTACactccctcctataaaaggggggGACTCTAGGGAGAGGATCTTCTCCCTGAGCCAAAAAACACCTTTCTATTAAAATATATCCAAAGTTCctttctgacttaagcatccgAGGGTCTTCGCCGGATCCCTCGGCCAAAGACTTTTTGCAAGTCCGCTGGAGACAGCCGTCCGCCACCGCGCCGGCAGcagaagctcctcctcctcggttcgtGGTCACCTCCGGGTCTATTTTTCAGCAGCAGGAAGCATAACAAAAATGTTGAACTGTTGTATTGGATATTAGAAAGAACAAAGGCCATGAACAGGTCAAGCTCTTCAGATGAAGAATGATATACATATAGTGAGAAGCTAGAAAAGAACATGTGCCACTTTCTAGTTCAACACTAGTTATACAAAGTGGTCACAACTAGCTGAATTAACGGATTGACATTCATATACTAATGGCATGGCATGGCTTGTGGGTGACAACAATCTTACATCAAAATTTACCCAGTACTTCGATTTTCAGGATAGATCTGCTGATAAAATGCGATTTCAAGTATCCTTAAAATCTTGGGCCTCTGGAAATTTGGATAAtatgtgttgctggaaattggacccgggggcaatcttcggtcgaggagagggagcggcgagttctcacggcggggcggcggtccgtcggcgagcggtgTCCTCTGTCTGGTGTGATCGGGGAGAAGGAGCAGCTGGTCCTCGTGGcgaggcggcgatccgtcagctggcggcgtcctccgtctgggtgcctgcacacgaaccggtggccgggttttccggcgccggccctccgacgctcaagtcagggagggggcgaaTAGTGTAAAAAGGGAGATAAATAGTGTCTGTAGAGTGCATCCATCTTCCAAtcccctcctgagaggccaaggctcccttttataggcgggggtcggtttacctgcgatgtaacagggcgaggccgtagtacggctcggcatgttgttcgggtcggcgcacggtcgggcgaatcattgcaccgatgtcggcggtgagggcatcgtacaacccgaactagcacgctaccaggcgaattattgcattggtgtcggaggtatggtcgggatcagagacttatcatagtcgactagactctactgggctaatttgccgtggagagctgagagtccgtagatgacaggagccatgcgcattaattgtggagtaagccggagatccgcatttattgtggagtaagccggagatccgcattaattgtggagtaagccagaGATcctcattaattgtggagtaagccggagatccgcatttattgtggagtaagccggaggtccgcatttattgtggagtaagccagaGGTTTACAGCgatcatgcgcaataaatgccagaggggcgtcagggtatggtcttcggccggacctcagaggtgcacggccgtagtaggtggctgacaagagtagacctcgaacatcggggtttttctcggatcggaggtctcgagatcggtcgtcttgaggtcgggcgtcgcgaggtcggacgccgacttcggccgtccaGGGTCGGAGGTCGTGCGGCTCCTTAGGGACATTTGCGTCATTTGGGAAAAATCTtgttccccccaacactaccccccgacttccgagttcgagcggctcgtgggctcggacgtgggaagtaaagtctatcattaaagttgggggggggggggcgaatCTCGTCCGCGTCCTTACGCTTCTCGGAGTTTTCATGGTGAaacctgcgccctttggcgtctcgaggctgctttattcaGCGAGCTTATGATGAAGCTCGTATCATTACGCTTCTTGAAGCGGGGGTGGCGTCTCTTGAATTGCCGAGGTTGCTTTGCGGCGGATTAAGGATGGGggtcctcgagctcgtcgaggcggtgtCTCCATCCCGTAATCGAGACCCCTTACTCATCAATGAGTGTGCCGTTGCGGGGTCTAAAGcggacacgcggcatgacctaaggtcggacgcttccgctttcgtgttactggatcataattccggggaggtggaggccacatcggggctccacgtgtcccagatcttattaaatgaggggagcgggggtggcgtccgctcgttcctcaagacAATTTGATtttgcggacccatgatgaggccccgagattcgatgggacaacgcttcgatttcgtagcCGATTTATTaatccggagtgaatacggtgcctcggcttccgaggtcgacacgtggcgcaacccgatcgggggatgggaaccgaccccgttgatctgggccgtcaggggggtctatataaacccctcgaggttgccctaaaggtcttgtttggctgctTCTTATTTTCGTTGTCTTTCTCCCTTGCTTCCTCCCTCCACCGAACCTTGCcgtcggtgcccggagcgatttccggcgatgtccagtaggttCCTACCCCGTGATTGCTAGAgtccctcttttcttctcctccccagcTTCCATTCgctgtttttaatttttatttcgttcttctgTGGGAATGGGTTTGGGTCCTGAGGAAGTGGGGTCGAGcctgtcgggggaggagttggagctgatccgctcccggttcttcttccagcccgggtttcgtcttgaaactgcggggccgggggacagggtgacgcagccgcccccaggtcggatcgcggtctaccgcgagacactttgggcTGGCCTGCGTTTTCCCGCCCACGAGTTCGTGAGCAACCTGCTGGCCAAGTACCAGCttgtcccggcgcagttggctccgaactcgtggaggaccataatcgggttcttgtccctgtgcctcgggcacggggtcccgatctcggtaggcctcttccgccggtgttttctgttaaagaagaacccggcggacgcagggtggctatacttcgtctttcggggcggtatatcactcttccagggtgccccttcctcgattcatgagtggaaggggaaatttttcttcctggcgtccgaggcgccttgggggttcgacccgaggtgggggaACCCTCGGTTGAAGGCCCTCAATAAGCTCTCTGAGCCCTcgaggagggagctgaggaccctggactctctgcgagccctcgggaggggcaacgacctgaccgagctcctgcgggaggacgccctggcgagcgtgggtctgagctcggcgcgccccgagggtaagggtggtTACGTTACTTTCTTTTCTCGTTCTTTGGT
This Phoenix dactylifera cultivar Barhee BC4 unplaced genomic scaffold, palm_55x_up_171113_PBpolish2nd_filt_p 000241F, whole genome shotgun sequence DNA region includes the following protein-coding sequences:
- the LOC103718057 gene encoding pentatricopeptide repeat-containing protein At3g61360; the protein is MDRALLPLLRRLFAGHALATKALDLFRFSLHHHHHPPPSPYALSTTLHHLSRARDFDSSFALLEDVARSHPSLLSPKPLAVLLSRLAKFRPLPEALDAFDRAERTWALAGLAFGADEFNALLRAFCSQGLVAEARAVFRQLHHRFPPNARTLNTLLLGFKESGHLVALDLFYHDMLARGFEPDAVTHCIRIDAYCKKGQFFDALELVDEMTKKNCTPTVQTMTTLIHGAGIVKNPLRARRLFDEMGERGLSPDRGAYNALLGSYTRVGDLKSAMELLDEMEAKRIGLDDVSYYTLFCGFKRLEELDGFWKLYRRMVEREFVPRTRTVMLLMKVFCENGRADLGLELWNYLVDKGCCPHRHALDLLVTGLCCRGRVEEAYHCFRQMVDRASVPSERAFRVLEGFLMQGQEMEKVEELGRMMKGVQAFAPSSC